DNA sequence from the Deinococcus multiflagellatus genome:
GTCATGCAGATCGAATCAGTCGTGTCTGCCGTCGATACGTGCTCGAGGGCTTGGAGGCCGCTCTCTACGAGCGGCCCCGAACAGGGGCCCCACCCAAGATCACAGGGGACATTGAAGCCAAGCTGGTGATGCTGGCATGCAGCCATCCTCCGGACGACCGCAAGCGCTGGACTCTCCGGCTTCT
Encoded proteins:
- a CDS encoding helix-turn-helix domain-containing protein codes for the protein HADRISRVCRRYVLEGLEAALYERPRTGAPPKITGDIEAKLVMLACSHPPDDRKRWTLRLLAEQMVFLGHVDSISNVTVYQRLKKTRSNPGK